Within Cydia fagiglandana chromosome 25, ilCydFagi1.1, whole genome shotgun sequence, the genomic segment cgcgaggaagaaggaggaAGAAATTGTAATGAAACGAATCACACACAGGTGAAAACAGATACATTGCACCCCTTAAAATAAACAAGTTCAGAAGGAAACAAGCTAGAAAAGGAAAATTCTACATTTAAATTAGCACTACGGGATTTTCTCAAAGGCTAGCTGAAGAGACACCTTTTAGgcataagttcgcctttgtacataacatttttattttgtttggccgtaaataaagtgacatacatacgtGTAACATTTTTATGTCTATTTAAAATATTGACTACTATTGTGTTTGGCCTCTCACCATGGTGCAATATCGATAGTACTCGTATGTCGCTATTTTTGAATCTTTAAAGTCATGGTGTTTTTATACCGTCTATATCTGATATcgttaagtacttactttaaaCTAGACGCTTTGCGTACGTAAACATTTAACGAGTCTTAAAGCTATTTCCCTTACGAAATTTAATAGCGATTATCTTACTCAATCAATATGGCTTCCATAATCATACGTATTAATTTTACCAAAGCACCAAATGCAATTTCATAAACCTCGGTTCAACCTACCTCAACTTTAATGAAATCAGATTTCTGAAGAACAAGTAAACGTActtgattttttaaatttaatatattatgcTGTCTATCAAATAGGTAGGCATAACTTTGTATAGTCATAAGTAGGTTGAAAGAAGTCTCGCAAAAACTAAAACGGAGCCTAGGTATTTTGAAGTTTAACGAATactaaaaaaagtaagtaagtgtCGAAGTATTGCAAAAAGCTACGAAAAGACGCCCGAGCTTAACACCTTAGGTAAGCACCTTTTGGAACAAGACATAATTCGGTCCTTCTAAATGACATTTCGAACACACATGTCAATACAGCTTCCTACATTTCTCCCGCCGCTTTTTATCACGCCCGCTATAAATAGTGTGGTCGCCGCCGAAACGACATTCAGTAGCCTTCGCGCAGTCTACAGAAGTGCACGATGAGAGTACTGGTCAGTTGAACCTAAAATTTATTAACGTGGTGTATAATATAGTGAAGTGACAACAAGGATTGCTCGATTGTTGAGGTTAACGGTTCGTGTTTTGTTACAGATTGTTGCCGCCGTCCTCGCCTGCGCCGCCGCAGCGCCCTCGGGCCTGCTGGCTGGTCCCTACGGTCATGGTCTCATCGGCCATGCCGCTCCCCTGGCTTATAGCCATGGCGCCCCTCTGGCTTACGGCCACGCCGCCCCCTTGGCTGTAGCGCACGCCGCCGTCCCCACCATCTCGCCTGGTGACATCCAGGGTGCCGCCATCGATGCCCATGTTGAGGCTGCTGACCACGTCCGCGCCGCCGTCGACCAGGCTGCTGAGCTCCAAGGTCAGGCCATCAACGCCGCCGAGGACCACTCGTGGCAGGCTGTTGATGCCGCGAAGACCCACGAGGCTCAGTTGGACGgtgccgccgccggcgccgcgcccATCCTCGCTAAGCAGCTGGCCGGTCACGCCGGAGTGTACGCCGCCGCTGCCCCTATCGCGCACGCCGCCTACGCCGCTCCCATCGCGCACGCCGCACCCGTGCTCTCGCACGCTGCCT encodes:
- the LOC134676935 gene encoding larval/pupal cuticle protein H1C-like isoform X3, which translates into the protein MRVLIVAAVLACAAAAPSGLLAGPYGHGLIGHAAPLAYSHGAPLAYGHAAPLAVAHAAVPTISPGDIQGAAIDAHVEAADHVRAAVDQAAELQGQAINAAEDHSWQAVDAAKTHEAQLDGAAAGAAPILAKQLAGHAGVYAAAAPIAHAAYAAPIAHAAPVSVSSQSLHQTHPAPVVHAPVLAHAAPVAYAAHAGYAHAGLAHGLSHW
- the LOC134676935 gene encoding pupal cuticle protein C1B-like isoform X1, encoding MRVLIVAAVLACAAAAPSGLLAGPYGHGLIGHAAPLAYSHGAPLAYGHAAPLAVAHAAVPTISPGDIQGAAIDAHVEAADHVRAAVDQAAELQGQAINAAEDHSWQAVDAAKTHEAQLDGAAAGAAPILAKQLAGHAGVYAAAAPIAHAAYAAPIAHAAYAAPLAHAAPVLSHAAYAAPIAHAGIAHGGSHSVSSQSLHQTHPAPLVHAPVLAHAAPVAYAAHAGYAHAGLAHAGYAHAGLAHAGYGHAGLAHGLSHW